One region of Pagrus major chromosome 7, Pma_NU_1.0 genomic DNA includes:
- the LOC140999620 gene encoding neural cell adhesion molecule L1.1-like, whose amino-acid sequence MCVSQRRWTGYRGPCSPALPLVLLLLLPLSFLTSTPPLAQAAIHIPDNLSQPPVLTEWPTSYTAFSLEDIYLPCEASGNPTPTYRWVKDGEEFGLERKGSGTLRAEEDQPLDMYEGHYRCYASNTLGTAMTQTVKVIVEPQPVLLKQQKVRKRAYEGESIILSCNPPESSTPPHIHWMDKKMVHIKQNDRVMVGLDGNLYFSNLLKSDSRDDYICNAQYSAARTILPETAVSLTVMSSNDVGLGRKPHFFRPTTPHSSVQALRGQSITLECIPKGLPTPKVEWKKKDGRLDETSGQQQMSNRWLHFDSIALEDDGEYECKAINSHGSTKHSFTVTVEAAPYWVKEPANLLYAPGETVRLECQADGIPTPRITWSINGETVTGVDDDPRRSVSGGVLILRDVVFADTAVYQCEATNEHGSILINTYLYVIELPPQILSSDGVVYRVTEGRSAKLHCEVFGSPRPHITWEGEDRLPLLSDPRVSLLTNGTIELSDISHEDSGSYTCSVKHSNISITAHLEVFNRTVVLTGPQDLRTLRGTSALLDCRFYKDPQLHKYEIVWRKDEEEVAESSPDDKYTIFQNGSLKVTDVQSNDNGFYSCEVITALDFVSATGSITVVAPPDPPKDLTLSDVEDHSLTLSWIPGNSHNSPITEFIVEAREERHTEEGKWKWEEWKKVPGDFNHLQLSLHPYCIYRFRVIAVNELGLSEPSAPSNHHNTPPAVPSGNPTGVRSDSSDPKTLVITWDEMDKRFHNAEGFLYKVSWREAGRPGAQWNHNDVQSPPFFVNNTETYTPFEIKVQAVNTLGDGPSPEPEIGHSGEDKPEEAPTGVDTTVMNSTVRVKWNEAQNVRGLLLGYKIYIMRLGSQAGRGRRSLGKLHRDEEKEERLERVKERDRELRVVEVKGMSTSEEVTGLQLYSRYELSVTAFNSKGESPRSPPHPFSTPEGAPGPPASLRFESPSERSLVLHWTPPNEPNGKLLGYIVQYQQEVESRDSPVKMEMISDPNVLHFELDPLDPSSHYLFKVIARTAAGDGPPATGRGATLLEGVPPYNITIIPSNTSLNLSWVPGERDRNHGFHISYLRKSPGCDWKESEVLNSTQGFYSLTGLQPGSQYHLRIIHGNNTHWEDTALTMGPVPSEMPGGFATQGWLIGLISAIVLLLLILLILCLIKRSKGGKYAVKDKEDKEVDSEARPMKDETFGEYSDADEKRSDSQPSLCGESKLGSDDSLAEYGDSVDIQFNEDGSFIGQYSGRGPVPHGNESSGPASPVNPVPPPPIAPSMSSILNRPS is encoded by the exons CTTGACATGTACGAAGGCCACTACCGCTGCTACGCCTCCAACACCCTGGGGACCGCCATGACCCAAACAGTAAAGGTCATCGTGGAGC CTCAACCGGTTCTtctaaaacaacagaaagtaCGTAAGAGAGCGTACGAGGGAGAAAGCATCATCCTGTCCTGCAACCCTCCAGAGAGCTCCACTCCTCCGCACATCCACTGGATGGACAAGA AGATGGTCCACATCAAGCAGAATGACAGAGTGATGGTCGGCCTGGACGGGAACTTGTACTTTTCTAATCTGCTGAAGAGCGACAGCAGAGACGACTACATCTGCAACGCCCAGTACTCAGCAGCCAGGACTATTCTCCCAGAGACCGCCGTCAGTCTCACCGTCATGTCCA gtAATGATGTCGGTCTTGGTAGAAAGCCACACTTCTTCCGTCCCACCACCCCCCACAGCTCTGTTCAGGCCCTCAGAGGGCAAAGCATCACCCTCGAATGTATCCCCAAAGGACT ACCCACACCGAAGGTGGAATGGAAAAAGAAGGACGGCAGGCTGGATGAAACAAGTGGCCAACAGCAAATGAGCAACCGCTGGCTTCACTTCGACAGCATCGCTCTGGAGGACGACGGCGAGTACGAGTGCAAAGCCATCAACAGCCACGGCTCCACCAAGCACTCCTTCACTGTCACTGTGGAGG CGGCTCCCTACTGGGTGAAGGAGCCCGCCAACCTGCTGTACGCTCCCGGAGAAACTGTGCGGCTGGAGTGTCAGGCCGACGGCATCCCGACCCCCCGGATCACCTGGAGCATCAACGGTGAAACAGTCACAG GGGTGGACGATGACCCTCGCCGCAGCGTGTCAGGTGGCGTGTTGATACTGAGGGATGTTGTATTCGCTGACACGGCGGTGTATCAGTGCGAGGCCACCAACGAACACGGCTCCATCCTCATCAACACCTACCTCTACGTCATCG aGCTGCCCCCTCAGATCCTGTCCTCTGATGGAGTGGTGTACAGAGTCACTGAGGGCAGGAGCGCCAAGCTGCACTGTGAAGTCTTCGGCTCTCCGCGACCGCACATCACATG gGAGGGTGAGGACAGACTTCCTCTGCTGTCGGACCCTCGTGTCTCCCTGCTGACCAACGGAACCATCGAGCTGTCGGACATCAGTCACGAGGACAGCGGCTCGTACACCTGCTCCGTCAAACACAGCAACATCTCCATCACGGCTCACCTGGAGGTCTTCA ATCGGACCGTGGTTCTGACGGGCCCGCAGGACCTGCGCACGCTCAGAGGAACCAGCGCTCTGCTGGACTGTCGCTTCTACAAAGACCCTCAGCTGCACAAGTACGAGATCGTCTGGaggaaagatgaagaggaggtggCAGAGTCATCACCGGACGACaa gtacaCTATCTTTCAGAATGGCTCCCTGAAGGTGACAGACGTCCAATCAAACGACAACGGTTTTTATTCCTGTGAGGTCATCACAGCCTTGGACTTTGTGAGTGCCACAGGCTCCATCACTGTAGTAG CTCCGCCTGACCCTCCCAAAGATCTCACTCTGTCTGATGTTGAAGACCACAGCCTGACTCTCAGCTGGATCCCAGGAAACTCACACAACAGCCCCATCACAg AGTTCATCGTGGAGGCCCGGGAGGAGCGGCACACAGAGGAGGGGAAGTGGAAGTGGGAGGAGTGGAAGAAAGTGCCCGGGGACTTCAACCACCTGCAGCTGAGCCTCCACCCCTACTGCATCTACCGCTTCCGGGTCATCGCCGTCAACGAGCTCGGCCTCAGCGAGCCCAGCGCTCCCTCGAACCACCACAACACACCGCCGGCTG ttCCTAGCGGTAACCCCACTGGTGTGCGCAGTGATTCCTCAGACCCAAAGACTCTGGTCATCACCTGGGAT GAGATGGACAAGCGCTTCCATAACGCCGAGGGCTTCCTGTACAAGGTGTCTTGGCGGGAAGCTGGGAGGCCGGGCGCCCAGTGGAACCACAACGACGTTCAGTCTCCGCCTTTCTTCGTAAACAACACGGAGACGTACACGCCGTTTGAGATCAAAGTCCAGGCTGTCAACACGCTCGGAGATGGGCCGTCGCCGGAACCAGAGATCGGACACTCCGGAGAGGACA agcCTGAGGAAGCTCCCACTGGAGTCGACACCACTGTGATGAACAGCACCGTCAGAGTCAAGTGGAACGAAGCCCAGAACGTCAGAGGTCTGCTGCTGGGATACAAG ATCTACATCATGAGGTTGGGATCCCAGGCGGGGCGAGGCAGGAGGTCTCTCGGAAAACTGCACCGtgatgaggagaaagaggagaggctggagcgagtgaaggagagagacagggagctCAGGGTGGTGGAGGTCAAGGGCATGAGCACCTCAGAGGAAGTGACGGGGCTGCAGCTGTATTCCCGCTACGAGCTGTCCGTCACCGCCTTCAACAGCAAAGGGGAGAGCCCCCGCTCGCCCCCGCACCCCTTCAGCACCCCAGAGGGAG cTCCTGGTCCGCCTGCATCACTGAGGTTCGAGAGCCCGTCGGAGAGGTCGCTGGTTCTCCACTGGACTCCTCCAAATGAACCCAACGGCAAACTGCTGGGATACATTGTGCAGTATCAACAAG AGGTGGAGAGCAGAGACAGCCCGGTGAAGATGGAGATGATCAGTGATCCCAATGTGCTTCACTTTGAGTTGGACCCTCTGGACCCGAGCAGCCATTACCTCTTCAAAGTGATCGCACGCACCGCCGCTGGAGACGGACCTCCCGCCACAGGGAGGGGCGCCACCCTGCTGGAAGGAG TTCCTCCATACAACATCACCATCATTCCCAGTAACACGTCACTCAACCTGAGCTGGGTGCCCGGAGAGCGAGACAGGAACCACGGCTTCCACATCAGCTACCTCAGGAAGAGCC ccGGGTGTGACTGGAAGGAGTCGGAGGTGTTGAACTCCACGCAGGGTTTCTATTCGCTGACAGGCCTCCAACCAGGAAGTCAGTACCACCTGAGGATCATTCATGGAAACAACACTCACTGGGAGGATACGGCGTTGACCATGGGACCTG TGCCGTCAGAGATGCCCGGCGGTTTCGCCACCCAAGGCTGGTTGATAGGACTCATTAGCGCCatcgtgctgctgctgctgatactGCTCATCCTCTGCCTCATCAAACGCAGCAAGGGCGGCAAATACGCAG TGAAGGACAAAGAAGACAAGGAGGTGGACTCTGAAGCTCGGCCAATGAAAGACGAGACCTTTGGAGAGTACAG CGATGCAGATGAGAAGCGCTCCGACAGCCAGCCGTCTCTGTGCGGGGAGAGCAAGCTGGGCAGCGACGACTCTCTGGCCGAGTACGGAGACAGCGTGGACATCCAGTTCAACGAGGACGGCTCGTTCATCGGCCAGTACAGCGGCCGGGGGCCCGTTCCCCATGGCAACGAGAGCTCCGGCCCCGCCTCCCCCGTTAACCCAGTCCCGCCTCCCCCCATCGCTCCATCCATGTCGAGCATCCTGAACCGACCCagctag